DNA sequence from the Candidatus Limnocylindrales bacterium genome:
AAGTTTTTTGCACATCCTCAAAGGCGCCGCGTGCATTGCCCGCCGCCCCTCAGGTCGGTATGATGACGCCACTCTGCCGCGGAGCAGGGAAATCACACGATCAAACACGATCTCATCGGGGAGAGAGGGACATGGCGGATAACGAAGTACAGCTGAGTGGTAGCGCCAACACGATGGCAGTGATCGCCATGGTCGCGGCGGTTCTCTCCTTGGCGCTCAACTTCTGGAACATGCAGCGCATCAACGAGGTTTCGGCCTCCGTTTCGCTCGACAAGATCAAGGCGGCGCACGAAGCCAGGGAAGCGGCCGGCTCCTGATCGACGTAGCACCGTCCCGCAAGGAACGGTGCCTTTTTTTTGCGGCACGCAGCGCCTGTGCTGCGTGCCGCTTGCCTGCCACGGCACCGCGCCGTTTTGCACTGAGGTCTGATTTCCCCCATCTTCGCGCGCGCCGCGAGGCACTGGGCCAGGTGCGCCTCGCACGCTGCCGCCCGCTTCGGCGACTGCCAATCAGGGAGACTCATGACCAAGCAATCCAGCGTCGTCTTGATCGGCGTGGGCCAGTGCGTGCAGCGCGAGATCGATCCGGCATCCGCACGCAATCCAGTCGACCTAATCCGCGAAGCGGCGCTGGCGGCCGCCGCCGACAGCGGCGTCGGCGCTTCGCTGTTCGACAAGCTCTCGCTGGTCGCAAGCGTCGATACCTTCGCGTGGCAGCCCGCCAATGCCTCGCGCCTGATCGCCGAGTCGGTCGGTGCGCATCCATCACGCGAGATCGTCTCGACGGTCGGCGGCAACACTCCGCAGGCGTACGTCAACTACCTGTCGTGCGAGATCGCCGCCGGGCGCGCAGGCCTGAGCATGATCGCCGGTGCCAATGTAGTCGCCAGCCTCATGAAAGCGCGCGCTGCCGGCGTGCGTCTGGACTGGCCAAAGGGCGGGGAAGGGGAGCCGGAGAAGTTCGGAGAGGAAACCGTCGGTAGCAACGATCTCGAGAACGCGCACGGGCTGTATCTGCCCGTCAACACCTATCCGCTGTTCGAGAACGCGCTGCGTGCGCGGCGCGGGCTCGGCATCGCCGAGCACAACCTCCGCATCGGCGAGATGTTCGCGCGCTTCAGTGAAGTGGCGTCGAAGAATCCGTACGCATGGTTTCCGACGGCGCGATCGGCGCAGGAGATCGCCACCGCCAGCGAAGCCAACCGCATCGTCGCGTTCCCGTACACGAAGTACATGAACGCCGTGATGGCCGTCGATCAGGCCGCGGTGCTGCTGCTGGCCAGCACCGAGCAGGCGCGGGAGCTAGGCGTTCCCGAGGAGAAGTGGGTGCACTTCTGGGGCGGCGGCGAGGCCAGCGAGGATCCTTGGTTCGTCAGCGAGCGCCCCCGGCTCGATGCATGTCCCGCGATGGCGTTTGCCGCGCGCCAAGCCATGGCCAGCGCGGGCGTATCGTCCGAGGATCTGGACGCGTTTGATCTCTACAGCTGCTTTCCGGTCGCCGTCGAGCTGGCCTGCGAGGCGCTCGGCATTTCCGAAATCGATCCGCGCGGCCTGACCGTCACCGGCGGCCTGCCGTACTTTGGCGGGCCGGGCAACAACTACTCCACGCACGCCATCGCCTCGATGGTCCAGCGGCTGCGCGAGAAGCCCGGCAGCAAGGGGCTGGTCACCGCCAACGGCTGGTACCTGACCAAACACGCCGCGGGCGTCTACGCCAGTGCCCCCAGGCCCGCCGCCGACAAGGCCCTCGACATCGCTGCGACCGAGGCGCGCCATCCCGAAGGTCCACTGCCGCTGGCTGCCGAACCGAACGGCCGCGGCCGCATCGACAGCTATACCGTGATCTACAGCCGCACCGGCGAGCCCGAGACGGGCGTCATCGTGGGCCGTCTCGACAGCGGCGAGCGCTTTCTCGCCCACACCCCTGGCGACGCTGCGTTGCTCGAGGAGCTGGTGACGCGCGAGGGAGTGGGCCGGCGCGGATCGGTCCAAGCGGGCCAGCCCGTCAACCTGTTCACGCCCGAATAGCCGGAAAGCTCGCGGCCGGCTTGGCGGCGGACGGTTTTCGCTATACCTTCGCTGGCGTGAAGGGCAAAGACAGCAGCGCCAGGGGCCGCGGCGCCGTTTCCAACCGGACGGGCCGCTTCGAATCGCTGACCGTCGAGGAGTTTGACGACGGCTGGCAGCGCGAGAACGAGGAGCGGGCCAGCCCGCGCACGCACGTCTTCGCCGACACGGCGCGCACCATCATCAACACGAACGACTCGCCCGACGTCCCCTTCGACCGCTCCATCAATCCGTACCGAGGCTGCGAGCACGGGTGCATCTACTGCTTCGCGCGTCCCACCCATGCCTATCTCGGCCTTTCGCCCGGCCTGGATTTCGAGACGCAGATCTACGCCAAGCACGACGCCGCCGACCTGCTGCGCCGGCAGCTGTCGGCCAAGAGCTACAAGCCGCGCACGATCGTCCTCGGCGCCAACACCGACCCGTATCAGCCCGTTGAAGGACGGCTCGAACTGACGCGCTCGGTGGTGTCGGTGCTGAGCGAGTTCTCGCACCCGGTGGCCATGATCACCAAATCGGCCCTGGTCCTGCGCGATCTGGACCTGCTCGGGCCCATGGCCGCCAGGGGCCTGGCGCAGGTTAGCGTCTCGGTGACCACGCTGGATGCGGACATGGCGCGGACGATGGAGCCGCGAGCCAGCACGCCAACGCGCCGTCTGGAGGCCATTCGCAGGCTTTCGGAGGCCGGCGTGCCGGTGGCGGTGCTGACGGCGCCGATGATTCCGGGACTGACGGATTGGGAGATGGACCGCATCCTGGAAGCCGCGCGCGAAGCCGGTGCGGTCACGGCGGGTTATGTGCTGCTCCGGCTGCCGCTGGAGATCGCCGATCTGTTCACGGAGTGGCTCGAGGAGCATCACCCGGCGCGTGCACGGCGCGTGCTGGACCTGATGCGACAGGCGCGCGAAGGCAAGCTGTACAGAAGTGAATGGGGGACGCGGATGCACGGCACCGGCCCGTACGCGGACATGCTGGCGCGCCGCTTCGATGCGGCCTGTGCGCGGCTCGGCTTCAGCGATCGCGGGTTCAAACTGGACAGCACGGCTTTCCGTGTGCCGCTGCCCGCCACCGCTCAGCTTGCGCTGTTCGATCCGTAGACCGCGCGGCGCTCGCCATTTGAGGTGGCCCGGCGCATTCGGTACGCGCCTGGAAGAGCTGGTTCGATGACATCTCCCGACAACGCAGCATCCACGAGCGGCGCGGTGCGCCGAAGCCGCTTCCGCACGAGCATCGCCGGCGTGGCGGTCAAGGACATTGCCGCCCGCTTCGGCACGCCGGTGTTCGTCTACGACGAATCCGTCATCGTCGAGCGCATCCGCAGCCTCGAGTGCTTCGACGTGGTGCG
Encoded proteins:
- a CDS encoding acetyl-CoA acetyltransferase, with protein sequence MTKQSSVVLIGVGQCVQREIDPASARNPVDLIREAALAAAADSGVGASLFDKLSLVASVDTFAWQPANASRLIAESVGAHPSREIVSTVGGNTPQAYVNYLSCEIAAGRAGLSMIAGANVVASLMKARAAGVRLDWPKGGEGEPEKFGEETVGSNDLENAHGLYLPVNTYPLFENALRARRGLGIAEHNLRIGEMFARFSEVASKNPYAWFPTARSAQEIATASEANRIVAFPYTKYMNAVMAVDQAAVLLLASTEQARELGVPEEKWVHFWGGGEASEDPWFVSERPRLDACPAMAFAARQAMASAGVSSEDLDAFDLYSCFPVAVELACEALGISEIDPRGLTVTGGLPYFGGPGNNYSTHAIASMVQRLREKPGSKGLVTANGWYLTKHAAGVYASAPRPAADKALDIAATEARHPEGPLPLAAEPNGRGRIDSYTVIYSRTGEPETGVIVGRLDSGERFLAHTPGDAALLEELVTREGVGRRGSVQAGQPVNLFTPE
- a CDS encoding PA0069 family radical SAM protein, with amino-acid sequence MKGKDSSARGRGAVSNRTGRFESLTVEEFDDGWQRENEERASPRTHVFADTARTIINTNDSPDVPFDRSINPYRGCEHGCIYCFARPTHAYLGLSPGLDFETQIYAKHDAADLLRRQLSAKSYKPRTIVLGANTDPYQPVEGRLELTRSVVSVLSEFSHPVAMITKSALVLRDLDLLGPMAARGLAQVSVSVTTLDADMARTMEPRASTPTRRLEAIRRLSEAGVPVAVLTAPMIPGLTDWEMDRILEAAREAGAVTAGYVLLRLPLEIADLFTEWLEEHHPARARRVLDLMRQAREGKLYRSEWGTRMHGTGPYADMLARRFDAACARLGFSDRGFKLDSTAFRVPLPATAQLALFDP